The stretch of DNA tttgtctgtagcgctaactaacattaatagaaatttgccCCTttttgttgaccgattgatctgaaatttggaacatacctttatctCTATAGtctttataaaactgcgtatttcatgatctcgaatctcggatcacatattttctcaaaacctcatcgatatgggttttcaaaaaccccatcaatatgggtattaaatgaaagggcttactAGAGCacggttatttataaaaaaaacgcaaatccaagatggcttccactacaaaatgacggaataaatattttctcaaaacccgattagtatgggtatcaaatgaaagtgcttgaatagtagatcatgaaaaatctaaatctaagatggccgcaatcgCAATATAGCAAATTagtttattaaacggttttattcagcttgaactgtttgtttgtatgtctgtctgtctgtagggttgtcccacattaatagaaatttgaccaataagaAGTgatcgaatttataaaacacctttatctctgctgtcattttaaatcTGCTTATCCCATGATCTTGATAAATCCAACTTGGctaccgctacaaaatagctgattccatattatctaaaaaaaaaagttgattgaggtatgtgtatcaaacgaacgaacttgacttggagaacgcACTTTGCATatttgcaatccactcaatatcggtatcaaacgaaatgaattgactaatagaatacaatacaattgttttattgtagagaaatatactaaagAAACAGATAATACACTAAaaccaagaaaataaaatgagtaaacgtttcaagttaaacggtttcattgtgattaaacataataatgtactaaaagctagaaaataattatgcaagtagcagttagcagtcagcagttatcacacctagGGCATTGACAAGCCTaatataaaatcgtggggcacgtggGATTTCAATTATCCGCATTTAATGGTTAATCATATGTCCCGCGATTTTATCATAGGCTCGtcaatgtccttgattaatgaaggaaggggtatgatTACTGCTATCTGCTACTtgccttattattttctagattttagtacattatctgtattattattattattattatgttcaaTCGCAAAGAAACCGATTatctgaaaaagtttttttttacttatttgttTACAATCAAAGCactgggtgggttatatctatacaTAAGCGCAAGgtagacgtgggactaccttagcttagcaatcatttgtttgtattgatttaatttttgattgaatgaaacaatttccgaattcaattgaattcaatatatttgctttgtgagtaaaaagattgtataatgccatgtgaggtcaattcatgcattcggATAGAttgtgttcttcgttacaagtaaatttaatgacagttcttttacgtttggtataatgacatcttggttttgaagtctgtgttagacaaacacatctagtcggaacaaaagtacccccgacttgcatgaatttgcaatgccaatttccacacgctccatgcatttgaagtctgtgttagggaaacacattttagtcggaataaaaatgcccccaacttgcatgtatttgcaatgctaatttccacacactccatggatttgaagtctgtgtcagggaaacacattccagtcggaacaaaaatacccccgactttcatgtatttgcaaagcggattcccccaggcacattgattttaaagtccgtgttagggaaacactgctcggttgaaacaaaaataccccctacttgcatggatatttgctaagcggattcccacaggtacattgattttgaagtctgtgttcgggaaaccgtaaatcgggccaatcaaaactaggcagttagggcgtttagataacgcttgacatttcacagttattcaattgtttatctaatgaaaaataacgttttattaattgcgatagaaacgtgaaaatattccgtatcaattgatgcaaacatctttccgatccagtaagaaatattcgagttattagcatttggaatctttcattttttactgcatgttctgtgtttaggttttcatatccctccaccccccccccccacccccccccccccccccctatatacttcggttagacgtagtcccacgtcaaaaacccaCGTTGAGCTGTATATTTTGTGATGAAgagatggtccaaatcaccccgtatgtccaactcaccctgACTTACCCTACATAGCACGATCCGCAAGTCCAATGTTTTTGTCACTTTTTGGTTTCCCGTGTGAACGAAGTGGTAAGATCACTTCAATCGAAATATAAAATGACTACTAATGATGTTTGCTAATTATGGCACAAATATTATtgtaaaatacaaaaacaaatacaaaaactGCAAATCCACTTTTTTATAGTTAATATATCGACGGTTTGCAGTggtccccatggcctagtggtaagcgttgcgctttccaagatgggggcttcgggttcgattcccgttcgtgtcagaaattctatcgtcatagatcgtttttctggcttgcactggtgaaggggaactgtctagggtgtggtgggatgagcattgggcattgccagtccccaagaaaagccacaaaaacccggaaacagctcctATAAGCGAATTGACGCCACTATAAGCGTTTTCGCCCAAtcctggtggtactcgggacgtaaagcagGAGTATCAAGACggtcctcctgcgagatagtggggttggtcgcaggccttgcaagccgcaccactaaaacaccaagcaacgaacgatacacaagaaaaattgtgaatcagtccatgttgtaaagacgttaagccaaaataaataaataatatcgaaggtttaatgttttattttcacataaTCAAAAACACTTCTGTTCAGTTGAACGTCCGAAAGAGGActgtgtttatttattgtgttaACACGAAATCTGTTGAACCACACTCAAACATCGGATCTTACATTTGGAAATGATCAATTTGATCGAAAATGGGTTTCCCCATGAATGCAACTTATGGCACACTATAAATTAAAATCATTCAAATCACCTTTCCTCGTAAGTGTAGCCTACGATTCATAACATAAATATTTCAGATCACCGTTTCGGGTTAAAcgcatttgaaaaatattctatCTTAATTTATTCGAACACTTAATTACAATGAAAAGTTCAATTACAAAATTTAGCTTACTTCTTTATCTTCAAACGCCATctaacttagttttttttcttaatacgTGCAGTTTTTATTTAACTTGCTTTCACTTTCTTCTAAATTGCTTGCTGTTTCATTTTTTCGGAATGCATTTGGACGCAATCCATTTATGTTCGGGCATAAAACCATAATGCAAATCCTCCTCCTACGTGTCATCGATGCTTCCTTTCTTGCCTCTGGTATATCGTGCTTCGTTTTGGGATGTATAAGGATCGAGAGAAAGTCCAACATTTTGCCGACTTTAACTTCTCCCCTTCTGGGATGgggatgtattttttttaataaacacaGCCTCAATATCCATCTATCAAAATTAGTTAGCTTATGATTTTTATACAAAACCTTGTCTCCTAGAGTCAAGGAATCAAGATAATCTATCGATGGACTGTTTGGACTAACTTGCTATTAAATTTCTctataatttgatatatttgTGCTCcgttttctttcatttttagTTGTGTTTATTAAATCTAGCAAAGTTTTTGGCTTATAATTCAAAACTTTATCAAATGGGTAATCATTCCCAGAAGTCAAACAGGTATTACGATAATTGAACAGGAAATAATCAATTCTGTCATTGAATACTAATTTTTGCACACCGTTCTGAATTATATTTTGGACGCAGAAGACAggtctcaactttatgcacaggtattatttggttgatattttttataaattcgttcaatatgcttttaagcttcctactttggtacctatttaattgaaaacataaaaaaatcatcgaatgaaatgcttttcaaatgaagagaatatgaatcaaacttcggacaccatttataaaaaagtcaaatttcggacagattgaattcaaacttcggacactttattttgtatttttttgaacgaaaattacatcaccgttctgaatcatatttcggacagcttcatatttcggacagcttcatatttcggacactttttataaataacttgaaatgcttaattccttgataatacagggttttccatttcgggcttccgaaagtatacagccctgcgctgacaaccgtttgacatagctgtcaaccaaagcgtcatatcgttagttgaatgtctgccattttacaatatggatcgttttagcatcgcacaacgtgttaattttgttaaattatactataaaaatgatgaaaaaccggcaaatgttttttgagcattacggacggattttggtcgtcatggacggcatacagagcacacaatcgctaatgtagtgcgtaaattcgaacaaactggatccgtagcggatattgtgaaacctgtgcatcatcgtaatgtgcgttcggccgaaaatattgctgctgttgctgccagtgtggagggtgacccgaatgtttcgattccacggcgtgctcagcaattgggcttgtcaaacacatcattgtggcgaattttgcatttggacttgcacctacatccaaataaagtccaactggtacaaaaattagagcgtggtgaccatggaatgcgtcgggcatacgtgaacgaacaacagcagcaaaatgctgaattttcgcatcaaattttcttcagcgatgagaggcacatttcgagctcggtggctatgtgaacacccaaaatttccatatgtggggctcagaaaatccacacgtgattgttgagaggccattgcatctgccaaaagtcactgtttggtgcgcattatggtctggtggagtcatcgggccttatttatttgaaaatgaggacggcgagacggtaactgtgaatggtgagcgctatggtcgcatgttaaccgatttttttgccacaaattgaagatacggatgacatgtggtttcagcaggacggcgccacgtgctacacaacacgaccgaacatggccatattgcgaacgaaatttgagggacgcataatttcgcgttttggtgatgccaattggccgtccagatcatgcgatttgaacccgctagacttttttttgtggggttatgcgaaagaccatgtctatgccaactctccgcaaactcttgaacatttgaaagacaacattcgtgaagttatgaccgagataccgcctcatatgtgccgaaaagtcatcgaaaattacctgttccggatcaaggtgtgcgaggaagccctaggtggacatttgaatgatgttgtatttcacacataatgacataaaccaaactttaatttgaaataaaagtttcatcgaaattcgaattctgagtgtgttttatttaaatttactttcggaattaaaagttgaaaaaccctgtataactgaatgggttactctaaagaatcaatcGTGATAATAATGTCATAGTTATATCATTATGACATTGAGCATTTCAAATTATTTAtaaagagtgtccgaaatatgaagctgtccgagatatgattcagaacggtacacttGATATATTTTATAGTGAACTGCGACACACTTATCAAGCAATCACAggaacctgataacgatgatgagaactgatgaaacacgagagaaatttatatatttatgaagaggtaaattctacgtgctcatgcgaagcaaatgtcaaacacaaacgataatgagtggattttggattttccatcttggatttgaatttttttgatcTACTACGTTCTaatagcactttcatttgatacccatattgaaggggtattgaaaaaaaaaattcacggtGATCGGTCATCGGATCGGTGAtcggatgtgatttttttttgtaaataactttgttctactagtcaagctcttttatttggtactcatattgatgaggttttttttaaaaaatatataaggcgccattttgtggtggcatccattttgaatttgaatttttttataaataaatgtgGTCTACTAATCAAGACCTTTTATTTGATAGCCATATTGAAGTGGTTATGAGAAAATATATGATccgcattttgaatttgcatttttcaaaaataactgtattctactagtaatgccctttcatttgatacccatgttgatatgattttgaaaaaagtcacaggagggttgtgtccgagacacgaccgcatagttgacgtaagattccgctagactatctgttgattttggatatgtttgacgtattacatcgttaaactctttgataatgatttggtggccctggtaaggaccgttttgtttggttgttgggtattgtgtGTTCGCTCCAACAGCATTTAtcaagtgatgatgacagaatgaTGGTAACCAGtagttggatggtgcgtatcagataaaagataccgaggtggaacgatatatgatgaaaaccggtGATTTCAGCCACGCGGTTGGCAACAAACGTCTTCCATCTCGACGCACCGCCATAAATCCATGCTAGTGCCACTGTGGAGTCCGAATAAGCTCGTATTTCGATGAAAGGGGTTGAGATTGCCGTGATAACGCTCGCCATCAGGCGGGCCAAAATCACCGCCGCACACAGTTCCAGGCGAGGTAACGTGGTCCGTCCATTTCCGATAGGCGCCAATTTAGATTTCGCGCACAGCAGATGTGATGATGTGTTTCCTCCTTCGACAGCAGCTCGAATGTAGACGCACGCACCCATGGCTCGCTCTGACGCATCACTGAAGCCGTGCAGATAGATTCTGGTCGGTTGTTGAACGCCGATCACTCGTCGAGGTACCTGTAAGTAATTGAGATCGGAAAGGCTTTGCtcaaatgaaaaccaattttgaaCAAACTCACCGGGGAGAGTTTCATCCCAGTCCACCCTCAGTTCCCACAACTGCTGCAGGATCAGCTTCGCTCTGACGATGATTGGGGCCAGCAGCCAAGAGGGTCGAATATGCAGGCGATTTGCGAGAGCAAAATCCGCTTTGTAGGCTAAAGGATCTTGTTCGGTGTGTTGGAGAACTGGAACTCGTCGCTGCGTGGCTGCCAGTGGATGCCGAGGGCCTTGATGGTGCGGGACTCGTTGATCTCGATGGATGATTTCACCTCTCTGTCTTTCGCCGGAATGTCATTTAGAATAGCTGTACTGTTCGATGCCCACATCCGTAGATGAAAGCCACCGGATGCATACATTGTTGTTAATTGTTGACGTAGTAGGATTGCTTCCTCTTCGGATTCAGCGCCCGTTAAGATGTCGTCCACATACGTGTTTTTCTCCGCTTTTCCTACTGCTACTGGATACTGCCTACGATGCACGTCTAATAGCTGCTGCACACATTTAGTCGCCAGATATGAAGCACTTTTCGTCCCGTAGGTGACGGTGTTTAGGCGATATTCTTTTACTACATCGTCGCTAGACCATCGCCAAAGGAACCGCGGGAAATCACGATCCGCTTCGTGGATTTGGATCATGCGATACATTTGACGGGAATCGGAATCGGAGAACAATGTCGACTATTGAGTCTTGCAGAACGGGACCACACATCAGCATATCAAACACGACGCGACATTTCGTGGTGGAGCTATTCTCCTTAACCACACAGTGATGGGGAAGGTATACGGCAACTCTCGGAGATGCTTCTTCGGCAAGTGTCATGTGACCAAGTTCACAATTTTCCGAAGAAAGGCATGGTACTCCTGTTTCAGGTGCGGGTTTCTTTGCAATTTTTTCTCGATTTGAAACAAACGCTTTTCAGCTGTTTGTCTGGAGTCTCCAAGTTGACTCGGGGGATGAAGGAACGGCAAGCGAACAATAAATTTTCCAGTGTCGTCACGTTTGGTTTTTGTGAAAGTGATCTTCACACAATTTTTCCTCCTCGCTGAAGTGGGGCGTAGATGTGCAGCATTCCTCTAACTCCCAAAATCTACGCAACTGATGATTGAGGTTATCGTCAGAGGTGGTCAACAAACACGTCGAAGACTTCGTGTATGGTGAGATGGTGGGTTTACGATAGCGACCAGCAACCACCCAACCTAGCTTGGTGTTCTGCAAGGTTGGTAGATCGCCATCAGGACTCAGGATGATCTTTCCAGGCTCAAGCAACTGGAAGAATAATTCAATGCCGAGGAGCACGCTGATTTTACCTGGACGGTGCAACACTGGGTCGGCTAGGTTGATTGAATGCGGCATGGGCCAACCGTCAATGTTCGCTGGTTTAACAGGAAGCGTTTTAGTGATTGTTTCTAACACCATACACGGAACTGTGGTGCGATAGTCCGTGCATCGGGATGTTATGACGATTGGCGTTTCTGATCCGTCAGTGGCATGGCTGTATCATTGTGAACAATGGTTGACGTGTTCGCTCCAGAGGCCATTCTGTCCGCCATCATATTCAGCAGCTCGGCATGTTGCTGTGAGAGTTGGCTGATTATGGCACTAGGCGACGACGATCGATCTCCCACGTTGTTATCGTGATTTCTCAACTCTTTTAGCACTTttgataaccgatttttcaaCGCGATATAAACCTTTTCTACACGGCATTGATGCTGCACAGCATCATCGTACAATTCGTCGTTATCACTCACGTCCAAAATTCTTTTGTGCACTGAACAATAGGCACTCCAAATATCACCGAGAACGTCGAATTCTGTTTCTATCTCGATTTCTTCAGCCGTTTCTGGCCCTAATTTTGCCACCATATCGGACACACGCTTGAGTCGTGGATCAAGTGATTTTCTCTCACGGATAAGCTTTTCCATCATCGAACAGATCACTCACTGTTTCGCGGATTGGAAACGATTGCGGGCGAAAATGCCAAAACACGCGATAGCGATGGATAAAAACTGCGCGGTTCACGACGGATATTCCcgcgatccggttcgaaggaccaatttATGTGTTCTCGAAGGATAAAAAAAGCGCGAAAAGCGACCGATCGGACGGAAAGAAAAAGACACGTGCCGTGTAACTATTGGAATTCAACTGTTTCATTCGCTTATCAGCTCTTATATAATTATCAAATTAAACAATGAAGTTGTAAGAATGTATTCAGCATTGTTATCATGCACTATTGTGCTATAATGATAGCAACACAATAGTTGCCACGGATAGTGAGGGTTCACATCCTTATTTTCCGTCACAACATCTCTGTTGGAGAATacatttcgataggaacaaaactttcatgtattttcaatgccgattacccccagacagcttggttttaatgtctctgttagaggcccgcaaaaattttatcaatccatcatgaaatgactgagcaataagcatttgaaattggacaattttcacgatgtgctcgattttagattttcaatttgtaccccaatatgttcccgaaagacgtaatcctacgtcaaaaaattttaaatggcACTATTTTGTGGTGCCgggcattttggatttgcattttttataaacaactgtattctactagtcaagccctttcatttgatacccatattgttgggggttttggaaaaaccgatatcgatgaggttttgagaaaatatgtcattcgccattttggattttcactatcgtggaatacgcagttttagaaTGACTGCAAAGATAAagctgtgttccaaatttcaaatcaatcggtcaacaagaagggggtcaaatttgtattcatgtgagacagcgctacagacaaagttacaaagttacaaagcttCAAAACTACAAACGTAAGTACAAACGGGTGAaggtaaataaaaccgtttcaaaaccgaacagattctgaatcagtaaagacgcggctatcgcatgaacctcggaaaagtaaaaaatatcttatttaacaaaacggcggccgtttgaaaaacaaaatgcgatttaaaaggttttttcttacgtttcccgattttttaaaaatattgaaatattgaaaatttcacttttcagaggttcatgcgatagagagatgcatacagattgtatttatATGAAttggacatgaatcggttcagtagaacttgagatgagtggccaaaaaatcaaaacttgaggtgctttgaggcacccctaaatcatatacgattgagctgaaactttgcacaagtcatatttttggaccaataaacaaaatgtgcatggtcggtttttgaaattctttgATGCTTAATTAGTTAAAATCGACACATCCGGAAAATTTGGATAGATTTTGAGAGGGTGCTGCAAGCCCATTAGATTATTTGGCGCGCAATCAGTCTCTATTATTTTCGAAGGATTCAAATCGCTGAAAATTCGCTAGAACGAATCAACGTGTAACATCGCTACTGTAACGTGCGCCGGTACTGAATTTCTGAagtcaccgaaaatatgaataaaaatgtagGCATATCGACAGACACTGGTACAGCTAATCTTTACCATATGTTGAAGAACACGAGCGAATGTCACAGATGCGCCACTTTACGAGAACATAAGACCTTTCCCATAAACAATCACTTTTTTATGCGTttcaaaaaatatcacactctCTCACTATTGCGAGCAACGAATCGAGCAAAAGACTAAAAGTCCGATGAAAATGGCACACAAAAAGCTCGCTCGTACTTGCAAAAAGATTAAACACATGTATTCGCTGTAATCCACTTCCCTCC from Toxorhynchites rutilus septentrionalis strain SRP chromosome 3, ASM2978413v1, whole genome shotgun sequence encodes:
- the LOC129772884 gene encoding uncharacterized protein LOC129772884; this translates as MKLSPVPRRVIGVQQPTRIYLHGFSDASERAMGACVYIRAAVEGGNTSSHLLCAKSKLAPIGNGRTTLPRLELCAAVILARLMASVITAISTPFIEIRAYSDSTVALAWIYGASFGDRHATTIHNHSLATEECAPVDG